The genome window ATCAGTCTGATGACGGAATTGAGATCCTTGTGGGAAAGAACGCGGCTCAGAATGACCGGATCACCCTGGGAGCAAAGCCGGAGGAGACCTGGCTTCACGCCAAGGATATGCCGGGAAGTCACGTGATCATCTGCCGGGAGGGAGAAATCCCCCTGACCACAATGAAGCAGGCCGCCCTGCTGGCTGCCTGGTACAGCAAAGGACAGCGGAGTTCCCTGGTGCCGGTTGACTATACCCTGCGCAAATACGTCAAAAAACCTTCCGGAGCTGCACCCGGAAAGGTGATCTATACGCACCAGAAAACAGCGTATATGACACCGGAAGAGGAAGAAATAAAGAAGATCAGGCTTTTAGAAGCCTGATCTTCTTTATTTCAATGCAGAATGCAGAATTATATATGGTTTACTGCCGGGATATATCCAATTATCCATTATGAATTATGAATTGTGAATTATGAATTCACTGGTCTCCCTTGAGGGTGTGGTAGATGGCGTCGAAGCAGGTTTTGATCTTGTACTTCGTGGTCAGGAGGCAGCCGTAGGGGCTGTTCAGGTTATAGACATAATTGCCCTTCATGCCCTCATAGGCATCCACAAGGCCCCAGATACACACAGCGGTCAGCGGAGCGCTTTCTTCTGTGTTGGCCTTCATGAAGACGTCACTGAACAGCTTGGAATAGAAGGCATCATGTTCCGCGACTTTGGTTTTGTCAAAGTTGCGGACAGCCATTTCCGTCAGCTGGACGTCCACACCGAGGGCCGCGTAGGTCTGGATGGATTTCTTCACATTGGTGATGATGGAAGGATCCAGGCAGCCGCTCTGTGTACCGTAGCCGCCCATATATCCCTGCATGCCGATACCATCGATGAGAGAACGGGGATTGCCCTCCTCGTCGGTGGCGTAGGACTGGATGCGCTTGACCAGCGCACAGGCAGCGCCGCGCTTGTCCGGGAAGAACAGGTTATAGTCGTTATAGAAGAGCTTGATATCCGCGCCAAGCTTTTCCTGGGTGTTCCGGGCGCAGAGGAAGGCATATTCAACGTAATCCGGTCCGACATAGTCCAGGAAGCAGTTGCTTTCACCGCTGCGCTTTGTGCGGATATGGCACGGATCGGAGGCCTTGTACTCGCCGCCGTTATCG of Aristaeella lactis contains these proteins:
- a CDS encoding endo-1,4-beta-xylanase yields the protein MKRFLSLLLALLICLIPLAVPAEEAGTVSDDYDPLWKLAEPYGFKLGGAFGAQDMNNKTFLSFLSRHFNSLTCCNETKAYSLLDQRKSQKAEDGMPRMNYSQADYMISWAQKQGISIRGHVLVWDAYMTQWFFHEDYDVTKPIADRETMRARLASYIDQVMTHFEEKFPGVIYCWDVVNEAIGDNGGEYKASDPCHIRTKRSGESNCFLDYVGPDYVEYAFLCARNTQEKLGADIKLFYNDYNLFFPDKRGAACALVKRIQSYATDEEGNPRSLIDGIGMQGYMGGYGTQSGCLDPSIITNVKKSIQTYAALGVDVQLTEMAVRNFDKTKVAEHDAFYSKLFSDVFMKANTEESAPLTAVCIWGLVDAYEGMKGNYVYNLNSPYGCLLTTKYKIKTCFDAIYHTLKGDQ